A single region of the Paramicrobacterium fandaimingii genome encodes:
- a CDS encoding glycine cleavage T C-terminal barrel domain-containing protein, with amino-acid sequence MYSVYNRTYHPRHYGDPVAEYWALLNGVTLWDVGVERQVEITGPDAFEFTNLLITRDLSTCKVGQCKYVFLTDESGGILNDPVLLRLGENHFWLSLADSDIVLWARGVAYRSGYDVQIREADVAPVQVQGPRSADVMRELFGDAVLDIGYYYLHEFSLDGIDVIVSRTGYTAEVGYEIYVRDASLNAERAWDLIWQAGQPHGLQVIGPCHIRRIEGGILAHGADITFDTNPFEVGMGYDWMVSLDKEGDFIGKEALTRIRAEGPTRKLAGVEIGGAPLGSFNDGSMIDVFSVRHDGQQVGEVTSACYSPRLEKNIGYAMLPIELTELGTHVQVDTGNEVADAVVVPKPFIDPTKERPKQNVYTLAEAGAPTEASAHGLV; translated from the coding sequence ATGTACAGCGTTTACAATCGCACCTACCATCCGCGTCATTACGGCGACCCGGTCGCTGAATACTGGGCGCTCCTGAACGGCGTCACCCTGTGGGACGTCGGTGTCGAGCGGCAGGTGGAAATCACCGGCCCGGATGCTTTTGAGTTCACGAATCTGCTGATCACAAGGGACCTCTCAACCTGCAAGGTTGGCCAGTGCAAGTATGTATTCCTCACCGACGAATCCGGCGGCATCCTGAATGACCCGGTTCTTCTGCGATTGGGCGAGAATCACTTCTGGCTCTCTCTGGCCGACAGCGACATCGTGCTCTGGGCCCGCGGCGTGGCCTATCGTTCCGGATACGACGTGCAGATCCGCGAAGCGGACGTCGCGCCGGTTCAGGTGCAGGGGCCGCGTTCAGCCGACGTGATGCGAGAGCTCTTCGGCGACGCCGTGCTCGACATCGGGTACTACTACCTGCACGAGTTCTCCCTCGATGGCATCGACGTGATCGTCTCCCGCACCGGCTACACGGCCGAGGTCGGGTATGAGATATATGTTCGCGACGCGAGCCTCAACGCAGAACGGGCATGGGACCTGATCTGGCAGGCGGGACAGCCGCATGGACTCCAGGTCATCGGGCCGTGTCACATCCGCCGGATCGAAGGCGGCATCCTCGCCCATGGCGCCGACATCACCTTCGATACGAATCCATTCGAGGTCGGCATGGGGTACGACTGGATGGTCAGCTTGGACAAGGAAGGCGATTTCATCGGCAAGGAGGCACTGACTCGGATCCGCGCTGAGGGCCCCACGCGCAAGCTGGCTGGCGTCGAGATCGGCGGCGCGCCGCTCGGCAGCTTCAACGATGGTTCGATGATCGACGTATTCAGCGTCCGCCACGACGGCCAGCAAGTCGGGGAGGTCACCTCCGCCTGCTACTCGCCGCGGCTCGAGAAGAACATCGGTTATGCAATGCTCCCGATTGAACTTACCGAACTCGGTACACACGTCCAGGTCGACACGGGGAACGAGGTGGCGGATGCCGTCGTCGTGCCCAAGCCATTCATCGATCCGACAAAGGAGCGTCCGAAGCAGAACGTCTATACACTCGCCGAGGCAGGCGCGCCGACCGAGGCATCCGCGCACGGATTAGTCTGA
- a CDS encoding IclR family transcriptional regulator produces the protein MRDTGSVQSVDRAIQILEMLARDGEAGVAEVARELGVHNSTASRLITALSGHELVERLADTRRVRLGVGLLRLAGATAFRLDVTTQAQPVCDTLSDELGETVNVAVLTGDEAINVCQAQGTSAVATQNWVGQRTVLHATSSGKVLLAYLDDDERETRLAFPLDRFTERTLTSVTDLLGELVTVRENGWACAIEELETGLNAVAAPIRSHDGSVIAAISVAGPTYRLSPDRLPDVAVAVVRAAESISRRMGYRGPADEL, from the coding sequence ATGCGAGATACGGGCTCGGTGCAGTCGGTTGACCGTGCGATTCAGATCTTGGAGATGCTGGCGCGCGATGGTGAGGCTGGAGTTGCCGAGGTCGCGCGCGAGCTCGGTGTGCATAATTCCACGGCGTCCCGGCTGATCACCGCGTTGTCGGGACACGAGCTCGTCGAGAGGCTGGCCGACACCCGGCGCGTCCGGCTCGGCGTCGGCTTGCTCCGTCTTGCCGGGGCGACGGCGTTCCGCCTCGATGTCACCACGCAGGCGCAGCCGGTATGCGACACCCTCTCTGACGAACTTGGCGAGACCGTGAACGTCGCCGTGCTCACAGGGGACGAAGCCATCAATGTCTGCCAGGCGCAGGGGACGAGCGCAGTGGCTACACAAAACTGGGTGGGCCAGCGCACCGTGCTGCACGCGACATCCAGCGGGAAGGTCCTGCTCGCGTACCTCGACGATGACGAGCGTGAGACCCGACTCGCGTTTCCGCTGGATCGCTTCACGGAACGCACCCTCACCTCGGTGACCGATTTGCTCGGGGAATTGGTGACGGTGCGGGAGAACGGGTGGGCGTGCGCCATCGAGGAGTTGGAAACCGGGCTGAATGCCGTCGCTGCTCCGATCAGAAGCCACGACGGTTCTGTGATCGCCGCGATCAGCGTTGCCGGTCCGACGTATCGGCTCAGCCCAGACCGCCTGCCCGACGTCGCCGTCGCCGTGGTGCGCGCGGCGGAGTCCATCTCTCGTCGGATGGGGTACCGAGGACCTGCCGACGAACTGTGA
- a CDS encoding cyclodeaminase/cyclohydrolase family protein, with protein MDDSIRMLLTQMASGDPGPSGGSAAALAAALGAALAAKCARLSGRQLDDAGEHADTADALRERALALADEDARGVRAMLSSAADAPADPSATPRKIAAVASALGSLAGTLAAHGNPRLHADAAAAESLASAAGAMIDGILRSNAGETGSRENA; from the coding sequence ATGGACGATTCAATTCGGATGCTGCTGACGCAGATGGCCTCCGGAGACCCTGGTCCCTCCGGCGGGTCCGCCGCGGCCCTCGCCGCCGCGCTGGGTGCGGCACTGGCCGCGAAGTGCGCCCGGCTCTCCGGTCGGCAGCTCGATGACGCCGGAGAACACGCGGACACGGCGGACGCCCTGAGGGAGCGGGCGCTGGCGCTGGCCGACGAAGACGCCCGCGGGGTTCGCGCGATGCTCAGCTCGGCCGCGGATGCCCCCGCGGACCCGAGCGCGACGCCGCGGAAGATCGCCGCGGTGGCCAGCGCCCTCGGGAGCCTGGCCGGCACGCTCGCTGCACACGGCAACCCGCGACTTCACGCCGACGCTGCTGCGGCCGAGAGCCTGGCTTCCGCCGCCGGAGCGATGATCGACGGCATCCTTCGGAGCAATGCTGGCGAGACCGGTTCACGCGAGAACGCATGA
- a CDS encoding GcvT family protein → MAQLPDRADVVVIGAGVVGSFVVHHLADLGWRNIVQVDKGPLPDPGGSTGHASNFVFPVDHSKEITDLTVDSMRQYSELGVLTRCGGIEVARTEERAQELRRRMTSARSWGIEAELLTPEQIGDLVPHCNTDLLISGFHTPTGAIVDPVRAGALVRHDAEQRGALTVCSETEVLDIDVSDGHVNGVVTDHGRIEAEIVVVACGVWSPKVAALAGARIPLSPAVHQMIDVGPIPELAQSGDWIGFPLVRDMDCMMYERQRGSSLEIGSYAHRPILHSPAEIPPIGAPGQESPTSFPFTSDDFALQLQQAQELFPGLLGGPTPKPRKALNGLLSLTPDGGPLLGETPEVAGLWSAAAVWIKEAPSVGRMIAQWLTDGTTEIDLHSADISRFSPYARTETHVKARTAEGFPKIYGITHPREQWLSNRPARTSPFYPRTTRLDAVYFEAAGWERPQWYESNASLVDEYSERIPPRSAEWDARWWSPIIEAEHLAMRDRVAMIDVSAFAVFDVTGPSALDYLQGMAMAQLDRPVGRTIYTPLLDPNGGFRADLTIVRRGEDDFRVITGGSDGGRDWAWLRAHLPSDGSVHLADMTSALCTVGVWGPRARDLIAALADDDVSDAAFPFGTAREMNLGGLPVEMLRISYVGDLGWEIHAPAEHGLPLWDLLWEAGEPLGVIAAGIGVYGTTGRLEKAHRLMGAELTGEYDPVEAGLALPRVKSPDFIGKAAYLAAREGEPAATLCTLAVADGADRFMAGNEPILTRSGEPIVDARGRRSFVTSAGPAPSLGRYLLLAYLPPERAIEGEELLVEYLRDRYPVTVLAVGRTAPFDPEMTRVKA, encoded by the coding sequence ATGGCACAGCTGCCAGATCGAGCGGACGTCGTCGTCATCGGAGCAGGCGTGGTTGGCAGCTTCGTCGTCCACCACCTCGCCGATCTGGGCTGGCGCAATATCGTCCAGGTCGATAAGGGGCCGTTGCCTGATCCGGGTGGGTCCACGGGACACGCCTCGAACTTCGTGTTCCCTGTGGATCATTCAAAGGAGATCACGGATCTCACGGTGGACTCCATGCGTCAGTACTCCGAGCTCGGTGTGCTCACGCGCTGCGGGGGCATCGAGGTCGCTCGCACCGAGGAACGAGCCCAGGAACTGCGCCGCCGGATGACGTCGGCCCGCTCCTGGGGCATCGAAGCCGAGCTGCTCACTCCAGAACAAATCGGTGATCTGGTGCCCCACTGCAATACCGACCTGCTGATCTCCGGATTCCACACTCCCACGGGAGCGATCGTGGACCCGGTGCGGGCCGGGGCACTGGTGCGCCACGATGCCGAGCAGCGTGGAGCGCTCACCGTCTGCTCTGAAACCGAAGTGCTCGATATCGACGTTTCCGACGGGCACGTGAACGGCGTTGTCACGGATCACGGGCGCATTGAAGCCGAGATCGTTGTCGTGGCATGCGGGGTGTGGAGCCCGAAGGTTGCCGCGCTCGCCGGTGCGCGCATTCCGCTCAGCCCAGCTGTGCACCAGATGATCGACGTCGGCCCGATCCCAGAGCTGGCGCAGAGCGGGGATTGGATCGGCTTTCCCCTTGTCAGGGACATGGACTGCATGATGTACGAACGTCAGCGCGGGTCGAGCTTGGAGATCGGCTCCTACGCTCACCGCCCGATACTCCACAGCCCGGCGGAGATCCCTCCGATCGGGGCGCCCGGTCAGGAAAGCCCCACCAGCTTCCCGTTCACATCGGACGACTTCGCTCTGCAGCTGCAACAGGCGCAGGAGCTCTTCCCCGGGCTGCTGGGCGGGCCAACGCCGAAGCCGCGCAAGGCGCTGAACGGCCTGCTCTCCCTTACCCCCGATGGCGGGCCGCTCCTCGGAGAGACTCCCGAGGTTGCCGGGCTGTGGTCGGCGGCAGCCGTCTGGATCAAGGAGGCGCCGAGCGTGGGTCGCATGATTGCGCAATGGCTCACAGACGGCACGACCGAGATCGACCTGCACAGTGCAGACATCTCCCGGTTCTCCCCGTACGCCCGCACAGAGACCCACGTGAAAGCACGCACCGCGGAGGGATTCCCGAAGATTTACGGCATTACCCACCCGCGGGAGCAATGGCTGAGCAACCGGCCCGCGCGCACGAGCCCGTTTTATCCCCGCACCACCCGTCTCGACGCCGTCTACTTCGAGGCCGCGGGATGGGAGCGCCCACAGTGGTACGAGTCGAACGCCAGCCTGGTCGACGAATATTCGGAACGAATCCCGCCGCGCAGCGCAGAGTGGGACGCACGGTGGTGGTCACCGATCATCGAGGCGGAGCACCTGGCCATGCGAGACCGCGTGGCCATGATCGACGTGAGCGCCTTCGCCGTCTTCGACGTGACCGGGCCCAGTGCGCTCGACTACCTTCAAGGGATGGCGATGGCGCAGCTGGATCGCCCCGTCGGCCGCACCATTTACACCCCTCTGCTCGACCCGAACGGCGGCTTTCGCGCGGACCTGACGATCGTGCGCCGCGGCGAGGATGACTTCCGGGTGATCACAGGCGGATCGGACGGCGGCCGCGACTGGGCATGGCTCCGGGCACATCTGCCGTCCGACGGCTCAGTGCACCTCGCCGATATGACCTCGGCGCTCTGCACAGTAGGGGTCTGGGGGCCGCGGGCGCGCGACCTGATCGCGGCACTCGCAGACGACGATGTCAGCGATGCTGCCTTCCCATTCGGCACAGCACGAGAGATGAACCTGGGGGGCCTGCCGGTCGAGATGCTCCGCATCTCGTATGTCGGCGACCTGGGCTGGGAGATCCATGCCCCGGCCGAGCACGGATTGCCGCTGTGGGATCTGCTCTGGGAAGCGGGTGAGCCGTTGGGGGTGATTGCAGCCGGAATCGGCGTTTACGGAACCACAGGACGGCTCGAGAAAGCGCATCGCCTCATGGGCGCAGAGTTGACCGGTGAATACGACCCGGTGGAAGCCGGCCTGGCGCTGCCGCGCGTGAAGAGCCCTGATTTCATTGGCAAGGCGGCCTACCTCGCGGCTCGTGAGGGTGAGCCGGCGGCGACGCTGTGCACGCTGGCGGTCGCGGACGGCGCTGACCGTTTCATGGCCGGGAACGAGCCCATCCTCACCCGAAGCGGAGAACCGATCGTCGATGCCAGAGGCCGCCGTTCGTTCGTCACCTCTGCCGGCCCGGCTCCCTCGCTTGGCAGGTATCTTCTGCTCGCATACCTGCCGCCCGAGCGAGCAATCGAGGGCGAGGAGCTTCTGGTGGAATACCTCCGTGACAGGTATCCGGTGACGGTGCTGGCCGTGGGGCGCACAGCACCGTTCGATCCCGAGATGACCCGGGTGAAGGCCTAG
- a CDS encoding GntR family transcriptional regulator has protein sequence MVRTRSRGETAGQRMADAPLADLTVLPPPDTRTPSLSDIAYYRVRDLIVTLQLEPGAALDERELMVQLALGRTPVREAVRRLAGEGLVEIFARRGTVVAPVQVRDLARVSEVRVPLEALAARLAVDRADASDRDAMVSLLSSLETGATSQRDLIRLDQRVHQQVYRATHNRYLQSTLAEYLTLSLRLWFLGLEQVQRLDDAVDEHRELLITVLEGNADAAEQTARAHVTGFWDEIRQVLAT, from the coding sequence ATGGTGCGTACGCGATCGAGGGGTGAGACCGCCGGGCAACGGATGGCGGACGCACCCCTTGCCGACCTGACAGTGCTGCCGCCGCCTGACACGCGTACACCATCGCTCTCTGACATCGCCTACTACCGCGTCCGCGACTTGATCGTCACGCTGCAGCTGGAGCCGGGCGCAGCGCTGGACGAACGGGAATTGATGGTACAGCTGGCGCTCGGACGCACCCCTGTGCGAGAGGCCGTCAGGCGCCTCGCCGGCGAAGGGCTTGTTGAGATCTTCGCGAGGCGCGGAACCGTCGTCGCTCCGGTGCAGGTGCGCGACCTGGCTCGCGTTTCAGAAGTGCGCGTCCCGCTCGAAGCGTTGGCGGCGCGGCTGGCCGTAGACCGAGCCGATGCCTCCGACCGTGACGCCATGGTCTCGCTGCTCTCGAGCCTCGAGACGGGCGCCACGAGTCAGCGTGACCTGATCCGGCTTGACCAGCGCGTACATCAGCAGGTGTATCGTGCCACCCACAACCGCTACCTTCAATCGACGCTGGCCGAGTATCTCACCCTGAGCCTTCGGCTCTGGTTCCTGGGACTGGAGCAGGTGCAGCGGCTCGACGACGCCGTCGACGAGCATCGGGAGCTTCTCATTACCGTTCTGGAGGGAAACGCGGACGCGGCGGAGCAGACTGCGCGCGCCCACGTGACGGGCTTCTGGGACGAGATCCGGCAGGTGCTGGCGACCTGA
- a CDS encoding TetR/AcrR family transcriptional regulator gives MYSRRQKVLEAATRLLAASGMRGLTHRSVDREAALPQGSTSNLYRTRTSLVEALAAHIADHRLTHGADTAPDTSAAWFELLLEAQRNTEVAEALRPLRTAMITRLGSARSDSLPLTDGQLAAVLTGLEFAESVTGQHVAEQVVELLRTTCATSSLPTQGD, from the coding sequence GTGTATTCTCGGCGCCAGAAAGTCCTCGAGGCAGCGACCCGATTGCTCGCTGCCTCAGGCATGCGCGGGCTGACACATCGCTCCGTCGACCGTGAGGCCGCACTGCCCCAGGGGTCGACGAGCAATCTCTACCGGACGCGCACCTCCCTCGTCGAAGCACTCGCCGCCCACATCGCCGATCACCGCTTGACACACGGCGCCGACACCGCACCCGATACCTCCGCTGCCTGGTTCGAGCTTCTCCTCGAGGCTCAGCGAAACACCGAGGTCGCCGAAGCGCTGCGCCCGCTGCGCACCGCCATGATCACTCGGCTCGGAAGCGCGCGCTCGGACTCACTCCCGCTGACTGACGGGCAGCTGGCCGCCGTGCTCACGGGTCTCGAGTTCGCCGAATCGGTGACCGGTCAGCACGTGGCAGAGCAGGTCGTCGAACTGCTCCGCACGACGTGCGCCACCTCGTCGCTGCCGACACAGGGCGATTGA
- a CDS encoding alpha/beta fold hydrolase, producing MFVRESGDGGGAPLVLIPGLGCDHTMYQPQYAELDAFRCLAVDLRGTGRSGTLEGIAIVDIITRQAAEVVEALDERSIESAHIVGVSYGGAVAQELLLRHPDRVRSVAICDSLCDTRPRTMPERLLMWGAKTQPFLYRMPRGWLAALVRRSYRRWPAAGKAMADAVSTARRDDLIAQRRAINAIRYEDELREASCPALCMVGDHAPQAIAMMHRVHDAIAGSEFHVIADSFDPSNLCQPDAFTAMLRRWVIGVERHRRA from the coding sequence ATGTTCGTTCGCGAAAGCGGTGACGGTGGGGGAGCACCCCTCGTTCTGATTCCCGGCCTCGGCTGCGACCACACGATGTACCAGCCGCAATACGCCGAGCTCGACGCGTTTCGCTGCCTCGCTGTCGACCTTCGCGGCACCGGAAGGTCGGGAACGCTCGAGGGTATCGCGATCGTTGACATCATTACGCGGCAGGCCGCAGAGGTTGTCGAAGCGCTTGATGAGCGCAGCATTGAGAGCGCACATATCGTCGGTGTCTCGTATGGCGGCGCTGTAGCCCAGGAGCTTCTTCTGCGGCATCCGGATCGCGTTCGCTCCGTGGCTATCTGCGACAGTCTGTGCGACACGCGACCCCGCACGATGCCGGAGCGGCTGCTGATGTGGGGCGCCAAGACGCAGCCGTTTCTGTACAGGATGCCCCGCGGCTGGCTTGCCGCCCTTGTTCGCCGCAGCTATCGGCGATGGCCTGCCGCCGGAAAGGCGATGGCGGATGCCGTCAGCACGGCGCGTCGAGACGACCTCATCGCGCAGCGCCGGGCCATTAACGCAATCCGCTACGAAGATGAGCTGCGAGAGGCGTCGTGTCCGGCCCTGTGCATGGTGGGCGACCACGCGCCGCAGGCGATCGCCATGATGCACCGCGTTCACGACGCCATCGCCGGCTCTGAGTTTCACGTCATCGCGGACTCGTTCGACCCGTCGAATCTGTGTCAGCCCGACGCCTTCACCGCGATGCTCCGTCGGTGGGTCATCGGCGTTGAGCGCCATCGCCGCGCTTGA
- a CDS encoding YidC/Oxa1 family membrane protein insertase produces MNIYEFAPIAWLINIAHTVLTFLSDMLAPIAGGASAALAVMLLTVIVRACLIPVGRSQVKAQIDRQRIAPQLQELQKKYKKKPEVLQRKTMELYQKEKVSPMAGCLPMLAQMPVLMAVYGLFLVPTIGGEPNNLLTNSFFGTELGDSLVLQIQSGSVTVTSGIMYAIIVVIIAVVAQASRKILMPPTPAPTPRPEPAPGMPQMPDMTNITKVLSFMPFMTAIIATFVPLAAALYLLVTVSWTLGERVVLRKLMGADKPADGTDAAGATPKTA; encoded by the coding sequence ATGAATATCTACGAATTCGCGCCCATCGCGTGGCTCATCAACATTGCCCACACCGTTCTCACGTTCTTGAGCGACATGCTCGCACCCATTGCCGGCGGCGCCAGCGCTGCCCTCGCCGTCATGCTGCTCACCGTGATCGTGCGCGCCTGCCTCATTCCGGTCGGCCGTTCGCAGGTCAAGGCGCAGATCGACAGGCAGCGCATCGCCCCGCAGCTGCAGGAGCTGCAGAAGAAGTACAAGAAGAAGCCAGAGGTGCTGCAGCGCAAGACCATGGAGCTGTACCAGAAAGAGAAGGTCTCGCCCATGGCGGGCTGCCTGCCGATGCTCGCGCAGATGCCCGTGCTGATGGCGGTGTACGGGTTGTTTCTCGTGCCGACGATCGGCGGGGAGCCCAACAATCTGCTGACGAATTCCTTCTTCGGCACCGAGCTCGGCGACAGCCTCGTGCTGCAGATTCAGTCGGGCTCCGTGACCGTGACCTCGGGAATTATGTACGCCATCATCGTCGTGATCATCGCGGTCGTCGCCCAGGCGTCGCGCAAGATTCTCATGCCGCCGACGCCGGCTCCGACTCCGCGCCCCGAGCCCGCACCCGGAATGCCGCAGATGCCCGACATGACCAACATCACGAAGGTGCTGAGCTTCATGCCGTTCATGACGGCGATCATCGCCACATTCGTTCCGCTCGCGGCGGCCCTTTACCTGCTCGTCACTGTGTCGTGGACGCTCGGCGAGCGCGTCGTGCTGCGCAAGCTCATGGGTGCAGACAAGCCGGCAGACGGAACGGATGCCGCGGGGGCGACGCCGAAGACCGCGTAG
- a CDS encoding DUF6412 domain-containing protein: MLQYIEFIARFFATAFELSATDHTLWELALIAAIGLAGTAVVVTARTSFAVAVTAGTPVAGRILPPRDTSRMLSQSAPDAAGKPRPRAPGLVTATVA; this comes from the coding sequence GTGCTGCAGTACATCGAATTCATCGCGAGGTTCTTCGCCACGGCATTCGAGCTGTCTGCAACGGACCACACGCTGTGGGAGCTCGCACTCATCGCCGCCATCGGTCTTGCGGGCACGGCCGTCGTCGTCACCGCACGCACGAGCTTCGCCGTCGCGGTCACCGCGGGAACGCCGGTCGCAGGCCGCATCCTTCCCCCACGCGATACGTCTCGCATGCTCTCGCAGAGCGCTCCGGATGCCGCGGGAAAACCGCGACCGCGAGCACCGGGTCTGGTCACCGCGACCGTCGCCTGA
- a CDS encoding ABC transporter permease — protein MNPMRTLATTGRVLTQIRHDPRTIGLLLIVPSLLIGLVAWIFDETPVFADIGPAILALFPFIVMFLVTSIGTLRERRSGTLERLLSMPLGRGDFILGYTLAFGLLAVLQTAVAVAYATWVCGLEIDGSIGMLFAVAIADALLGTALGLLASAFARTEFQVVQFMPVFVFPQILLGGIFLPRNQLPDVLEVIGDWLPLSHAIDALTAVSTGNEDAQFVWLRVLFIGCWIVASIVIGSLTLRRRTP, from the coding sequence ATGAACCCGATGCGCACCCTTGCCACAACCGGCCGCGTGCTGACGCAGATTCGCCACGACCCGCGCACGATCGGGTTGCTGCTGATCGTACCGAGCCTGCTCATCGGCCTTGTCGCGTGGATCTTCGACGAGACTCCCGTCTTCGCCGACATCGGGCCGGCCATACTGGCGCTGTTCCCGTTCATCGTGATGTTCCTCGTCACGAGCATCGGCACACTCCGCGAACGGCGAAGCGGAACTCTCGAGCGTCTGCTGTCGATGCCGCTTGGCCGCGGCGACTTCATCCTCGGGTACACGCTCGCGTTCGGCCTTCTCGCGGTGCTGCAGACCGCCGTCGCCGTCGCGTATGCCACGTGGGTGTGCGGGCTCGAGATCGATGGGTCGATCGGGATGCTGTTCGCCGTGGCCATCGCCGACGCACTGCTCGGCACGGCGCTGGGTCTGCTCGCGAGCGCCTTCGCCCGCACGGAATTTCAGGTCGTGCAGTTCATGCCGGTATTCGTCTTTCCGCAGATCCTGCTCGGCGGCATCTTCCTCCCCCGCAACCAGCTGCCCGACGTTCTCGAGGTGATCGGCGACTGGTTGCCGCTTTCGCACGCGATCGACGCGCTCACGGCGGTGTCAACGGGCAACGAAGACGCGCAGTTCGTCTGGTTGCGCGTGCTATTCATCGGATGCTGGATCGTCGCGTCGATCGTCATCGGCTCGCTGACGCTGCGGCGCCGCACCCCATAG
- a CDS encoding ABC transporter ATP-binding protein — MNNAFEIRGLTVRRGRTTVIDGLDLTVPSGAIVGLLGPSGSGKTTLMRVIVGVQIVGSGTVTVLGEAAGTAPLRHRVGYMTQQPSIYDDLTVRQNLRYFARVQGAPASDIDRVIDRTDLGDQRDQLARTLSGGQANRVSLAVAMLGSPDLLVLDEPTVGLDPVLRADLWEIFRRIADDGATLLVSSHVMDEATRCDRLLLMREGAIIGDTTPHELLESTGADTAEDAFLRIIEASQMGADAAAQRAPASDQSPRQHGRHAGGAQ; from the coding sequence ATGAATAATGCGTTCGAGATACGCGGACTGACCGTCCGCCGCGGCCGCACCACCGTCATCGACGGGCTCGACCTCACGGTGCCGAGCGGCGCGATCGTCGGGCTGCTCGGTCCGAGCGGCAGCGGCAAGACGACGCTCATGCGCGTGATCGTCGGCGTGCAGATCGTTGGCAGCGGCACCGTCACCGTGCTCGGCGAAGCCGCGGGCACCGCGCCTCTGAGGCATCGCGTCGGCTACATGACGCAGCAGCCAAGCATTTACGATGACCTCACCGTTCGTCAGAACCTGAGGTATTTCGCGCGGGTACAGGGCGCACCAGCATCCGATATCGATCGCGTCATCGACCGCACAGACCTCGGTGACCAGAGAGACCAACTCGCCCGCACCCTCTCCGGCGGCCAGGCCAATCGGGTCTCGCTCGCCGTCGCGATGCTCGGTTCGCCCGACCTGCTCGTGCTCGACGAGCCGACAGTCGGCCTCGACCCCGTGTTGCGCGCCGACCTCTGGGAAATCTTCCGCCGCATCGCCGACGACGGCGCGACGCTGCTCGTGTCGAGCCACGTCATGGACGAGGCGACCCGCTGCGACCGTCTGCTGCTCATGCGGGAAGGCGCCATCATCGGCGACACGACGCCACACGAGCTGCTCGAGAGCACAGGGGCTGACACGGCAGAAGACGCGTTTCTGCGCATCATCGAGGCGAGCCAGATGGGGGCGGATGCTGCGGCGCAGCGTGCCCCGGCATCCGATCAGTCGCCTCGCCAGCACGGCCGCCACGCGGGAGGTGCACAATGA
- a CDS encoding TetR family transcriptional regulator: MAESPSKPRRGRPRKTQRGDTRAKIADAAATEFAENGYEATSIRAIARRAEVDSALVHHYFDTKAALFADIVKLPVRPDRIVQQALDAPLERLGESLVSTVLSAWEDPKVKPIGITVLRSAIGGSAAGGLIRQFLLRELMSAIASKLEGSGVPAPEATVRAELVLTQIAGVLILRHVVGADPLASLPVDDVIARVAPAVQLHIDGIA, translated from the coding sequence GTGGCCGAGTCACCGTCGAAGCCCCGTCGAGGGCGCCCGCGCAAAACGCAGCGCGGCGACACCCGTGCGAAGATCGCGGATGCTGCCGCCACAGAGTTCGCCGAGAATGGCTACGAGGCGACGTCCATCCGCGCGATTGCCCGTCGTGCCGAGGTTGATTCCGCGCTTGTGCACCACTACTTCGACACGAAGGCTGCGCTCTTCGCCGATATTGTGAAGCTGCCTGTTCGCCCGGATCGCATCGTGCAGCAGGCACTTGACGCTCCGCTCGAACGCCTGGGCGAGTCTCTGGTGAGCACAGTGCTCTCAGCGTGGGAGGATCCGAAGGTGAAGCCAATTGGCATCACCGTGCTGCGCTCGGCGATCGGCGGTTCTGCGGCGGGAGGCCTGATCAGGCAGTTTCTGCTGCGCGAACTGATGAGCGCCATTGCGTCGAAACTCGAGGGCTCCGGAGTCCCCGCGCCCGAAGCCACTGTGCGTGCCGAACTGGTGCTCACACAGATCGCCGGGGTCCTCATCCTGCGACATGTCGTTGGCGCCGATCCTCTCGCGTCGCTGCCCGTCGACGACGTTATCGCGCGCGTGGCCCCCGCCGTGCAGCTGCACATTGACGGCATCGCGTAA